Proteins encoded by one window of Marixanthomonas sp. SCSIO 43207:
- the trxA gene encoding thioredoxin has protein sequence MALEITDATFDETVLKSDKPVLVDFWAAWCGPCRMVGPIIDEISKDYDGKAVVGKVDVDANQEFAAKYGVRNIPTVLVFHKGELVGRQVGVAPKNVYEEAIDQLL, from the coding sequence ATGGCTTTAGAAATAACAGATGCAACGTTTGACGAAACCGTATTAAAAAGTGATAAACCGGTTTTAGTTGATTTTTGGGCAGCGTGGTGTGGACCATGTAGAATGGTAGGACCAATCATCGATGAAATAAGTAAGGATTACGACGGGAAAGCTGTTGTAGGAAAAGTAGATGTAGATGCAAACCAAGAATTTGCTGCAAAATATGGTGTTAGAAATATTCCTACCGTATTGGTATTCCATAAAGGAGAACTAGTAGGCAGACAAGTAGGTGTTGCACCTAAGAATGTATACGAAGAAGCTATTGATCAGCTTTTGTAA
- a CDS encoding acyl-CoA dehydrogenase family protein: MKPDLFEAPDYYNIDDLLTEEHKLIRDSARDWVKRDVSPIIEEAAQNAEFPKSIIPGLAEIGAFGPYIPEEYGGAGLDQISYGLIMQEIERGDSGVRSTASVQSSLVMYPIWKYGTEEQRKKYLPKLATGEWMGSFGLTEPDHGSNPGGMVTNFKDKGDHYLLNGAKLWISNSPFCDVAVVWAKNEEGRIHGLIVERGMEGFSTPETHNKWSLRASATGELIFQNVKVPKENLLPNKSGLGAPLGCLDSARYGISWGAIGAAMDCYDTALRYAKERVQFGKPIAAFQLQQKKLAEMITEITKAQLLALRLGQLKNEGKATSAQISMAKRNNVEMAINIAREARQILGGMGITGEYSIMRHMMNLESVITYEGTHDIHLLITGLDITGENAFK, from the coding sequence ATGAAACCAGATCTTTTTGAAGCTCCTGATTATTACAATATTGACGATTTATTAACCGAAGAACATAAACTTATTCGCGATTCTGCAAGGGATTGGGTAAAGCGTGATGTTTCGCCAATTATTGAAGAAGCAGCGCAAAACGCAGAATTTCCAAAATCAATTATTCCAGGTCTTGCCGAAATAGGCGCTTTTGGACCTTATATTCCCGAAGAATATGGAGGTGCAGGACTAGACCAAATAAGCTACGGTCTTATCATGCAAGAGATTGAGCGTGGTGATAGTGGCGTACGTTCTACTGCTTCAGTACAATCATCTTTGGTAATGTATCCTATATGGAAATATGGAACAGAAGAGCAACGAAAAAAATATTTACCAAAACTTGCTACCGGCGAGTGGATGGGATCTTTTGGACTAACCGAACCGGATCATGGAAGTAATCCTGGCGGAATGGTTACAAACTTTAAAGATAAAGGTGATCATTATTTATTGAACGGAGCCAAATTGTGGATCTCAAATTCACCTTTTTGTGATGTAGCTGTTGTTTGGGCAAAAAATGAAGAAGGTCGTATTCACGGTTTAATTGTAGAGCGCGGTATGGAAGGTTTTAGCACTCCAGAAACGCATAACAAATGGTCTTTGAGAGCAAGTGCTACGGGAGAGTTGATTTTTCAAAACGTAAAAGTTCCGAAGGAAAACTTATTACCAAACAAAAGTGGTTTAGGCGCTCCATTAGGTTGTTTAGATTCGGCTCGCTACGGAATTTCTTGGGGAGCTATTGGAGCAGCAATGGATTGTTATGACACTGCTTTGCGTTATGCAAAAGAACGTGTACAATTTGGCAAACCAATTGCAGCTTTTCAATTACAACAGAAAAAACTGGCAGAGATGATTACCGAAATCACAAAAGCTCAGTTATTAGCACTTAGATTAGGCCAATTAAAAAATGAAGGGAAAGCAACTTCGGCACAAATATCTATGGCAAAGCGTAATAATGTAGAAATGGCAATTAATATAGCTCGTGAAGCCAGACAAATATTAGGCGGAATGGGAATTACCGGAGAATATAGTATCATGCGCCACATGATGAACTTAGAAAGTGTTATAACTTACGAAGGAACACACGATATACATTTATTAATTACTGGATTGGACATAACTGGTGAAAATGCTTTTAAGTAA
- a CDS encoding tRNA1(Val) (adenine(37)-N6)-methyltransferase encodes MNKPFHFKQFTVQQDRCEMKIGTDGVLLGAWTSLHSNPSSILDIGAGTGIIALQMAQRSTAELIDAIEIDENAYEQCVENFEASPWGDRLFCYHASLDEFTEEMANETPYDLIVSNPPFYSEDYTSGNISRDTARFTEALPFEHLIHSVSVLLSERGFFSTIIPKKEETAFIEMAKNAKLFPNRICRVRGTENSEEKRSLIEFSFQKNNPSLEKLTIETSRHQYTMAYQNLVRDFYLKM; translated from the coding sequence ATGAACAAGCCTTTTCATTTTAAACAATTTACTGTACAGCAAGATCGCTGCGAAATGAAAATTGGCACAGATGGCGTTTTACTAGGCGCTTGGACAAGCTTACACAGCAATCCTTCTTCAATACTTGATATAGGAGCGGGAACAGGAATCATCGCTTTGCAAATGGCTCAACGTAGCACTGCAGAGCTTATTGATGCAATAGAAATTGATGAAAACGCATATGAACAATGTGTAGAAAACTTTGAAGCCTCTCCTTGGGGTGATCGCTTATTTTGTTATCACGCTTCACTCGATGAATTTACCGAAGAAATGGCTAATGAAACTCCTTATGACTTAATAGTTTCAAATCCGCCGTTTTATTCTGAAGACTACACCTCAGGAAATATATCAAGAGACACAGCTCGATTTACCGAAGCGTTACCCTTTGAACATTTAATACATTCTGTTTCTGTATTACTTTCAGAAAGAGGTTTTTTTTCAACTATAATTCCGAAGAAAGAAGAAACAGCCTTTATTGAAATGGCTAAGAACGCTAAGCTTTTTCCCAATCGTATATGTAGGGTACGAGGCACTGAAAATTCAGAAGAAAAGCGTAGTTTGATTGAGTTTTCATTTCAAAAAAACAACCCTAGCCTTGAAAAACTTACCATTGAAACAAGTCGTCACCAGTATACAATGGCGTATCAAAACTTAGTGCGCGATTTTTACCTTAAAATGTAG
- a CDS encoding DUF58 domain-containing protein, whose product MNLEKEINEITGFKNLELLATQIVEGFISGLHKSPFHGFSAEFAEHKIYNRGESTKHIDWKLYAKTDKLYTKRYEEETNLRCHIIIDNSSSMHYPAKKHFGINSLNKIGFSALASAAIMNLLKRQRDAVGMSIYSDTYEFYANEKGSERHHQMLLGTLNEVVQKPVEKKTTKTYDHLHLIAEKLKRRSLVFLFTDMFQSDAEEEALFEALQHLKYNKHEVILFHTYDKEKELNFSFSNRPKRFVDVETGEHINLYADNIKTSYEAAVKEYFSALKLKCGQYRIKYVAADINEHFNKILTTYLVERQKFGS is encoded by the coding sequence ATGAACCTTGAGAAGGAAATAAACGAAATAACAGGTTTTAAAAACCTAGAATTGTTGGCTACCCAAATAGTAGAGGGGTTTATATCTGGGTTGCACAAGAGTCCTTTTCATGGGTTTTCGGCAGAATTTGCTGAACATAAAATTTATAATAGAGGTGAAAGCACCAAGCATATTGACTGGAAGCTTTATGCTAAAACCGATAAACTCTACACCAAGCGCTACGAAGAAGAAACCAATCTGCGCTGTCATATAATTATTGATAATAGCAGCTCGATGCATTATCCTGCAAAAAAACACTTTGGGATTAATTCATTAAATAAAATAGGATTTTCGGCTTTAGCTTCAGCAGCAATTATGAATTTGCTAAAAAGACAACGAGATGCCGTAGGAATGAGCATATATAGTGATACGTATGAGTTTTATGCTAATGAAAAAGGAAGCGAGCGACATCACCAAATGTTATTGGGAACCTTGAATGAAGTGGTACAGAAGCCTGTTGAAAAGAAGACTACAAAAACTTATGACCACTTACATCTCATAGCTGAAAAATTAAAAAGACGATCATTGGTATTCTTATTTACAGATATGTTTCAGAGCGATGCTGAAGAAGAAGCGCTTTTTGAAGCACTTCAGCATTTGAAATATAATAAACATGAAGTGATTTTATTTCATACATATGATAAAGAAAAAGAACTAAACTTTAGTTTTTCAAACCGTCCCAAACGTTTTGTAGATGTGGAAACAGGCGAGCATATCAACTTGTATGCAGACAACATTAAAACGTCCTACGAAGCAGCTGTAAAAGAATATTTCTCTGCGTTAAAATTAAAATGCGGACAGTATAGAATTAAATATGTAGCAGCAGATATTAACGAGCATTTTAATAAAATTTTGACTACGTATCTAGTAGAGCGTCAAAAGTTTGGCAGCTAG
- a CDS encoding PA2169 family four-helix-bundle protein, translating into MYTEEMTKKINDLLEKNYDAEKGYKKAAEIVDNNKLKQFFEEQAQNRYDFGHTLKDEIKNIGSTPDKGGSTTGDLHRAWMDIKSTFTSQDEEAILKEVQKGEEAAVEEYTNVINDTTLPPTTKTILEQQRNNVQSALQNAKNFEVVLS; encoded by the coding sequence ATGTACACAGAAGAAATGACAAAAAAGATTAATGATTTACTTGAAAAAAATTATGACGCAGAAAAAGGTTATAAGAAAGCTGCCGAAATAGTTGATAATAACAAACTCAAACAGTTTTTTGAAGAACAAGCACAAAATAGATATGATTTTGGTCATACCTTAAAAGATGAAATTAAAAATATAGGTAGTACTCCTGATAAAGGAGGAAGTACCACAGGAGATTTACACAGAGCTTGGATGGATATAAAAAGCACTTTTACTTCACAAGATGAAGAGGCAATTTTAAAAGAAGTTCAAAAAGGTGAAGAAGCAGCTGTAGAAGAATATACAAATGTAATAAATGATACTACGTTGCCACCAACTACCAAAACAATACTAGAGCAGCAGCGCAATAACGTTCAATCTGCATTACAAAATGCAAAAAATTTTGAAGTAGTTTTATCTTAA
- the dnaE gene encoding DNA polymerase III subunit alpha: MYLIFDTETTGLPKRWDAPVTDTDNWPRCIQIAWQLHDEMGNVIEHQDYLVQPDGFTIPFDAEKIHGISTELAQKEGVSLAEVAEKFAKALSKTKFVVGQNVGFDLNIMGAEFHRLEMHNPLPQLPVLDTCTETTAQLCQIPGGRGGKFKLPTLTELHEFLFNEPFAEAHNATADVEATTRCFLELVRRNIYTAKELDVQPDYFEKFSEENPKEIELIGLKHINLKKASEKIRKEIEAQTQTETISSEEIKENIATLEETAFSHLHNHSQFSILQSTSSTQDLVQAAIENEMPAVALTDTGNMMGAFHFTKAVNAYNSGLSEEEKHKELKAIVGCEFFVCEDHLNKNHKDNGYQVVLLAKNKKGYHNLAKMASIAYTDGFYYVPRIDKNVIKKYKENIIALTGSLYGEVPGKILNVGEHQAEEALIWWKEQFGEDLYVEIMRHNQEDEKRVNTVLVELAKKHEVKLVACNNTYYIHKEDANAHDILLCVKDGEKQATPIGRGRGYRYGLPNDQYYFKSQEEMKSLFKDLPEAISNISEVVNKIESYTLARDVLLPKFSIPETFQDPRDAEDGGNRGENAYLKHLTFKGAEKRYEEITPEIEERLNFELSVIENTGYPGYFLITEDFIREARNMGVSVGPGRGSAAGSAVAYCLGITNIDPIKYDLLFERFLNPDRVSMPDIDIDFDDEGRSKVMDYVIEKYGANQVAQIITYGTMAAKSSIRDTARVLDLPLNDADRIAKLIPNMTKLNKIFGLSEQELRSKFRSDELPKVNELLNLSEGEDLEAETINQAKILEGSVRNTGIHACGVIITPDDITNFVPVSVAKDSDLYVTQFDNSVVESAGLLKMDFLGLKTLTLIKDTVKIVKHKHNIDLDPDSFPLDDEETYKLFQRGETVGIFQYESAGMQKYMKELKPTVFADLIAMNALYRPGPLEYIPSFIRRKNGEEDIEYDLPAMEEYLQETYGITVYQEQVMLLSQKLADFSKGDADVLRKAMGKKQKAVLDKMKPRFIDNASKKGHDPEKLEKIWKDWEAFASYAFNKSHSTCYAWIAYQTAYLKAHYPAEYMAAVLSNNMNDIKQVTFFMEECKRMGLTVLGPDVNESFYKFTVNDQGAIRFGMGAVKGVGGNAVATIVENRKDGNYKSIFDLAKRIDLRAANKKAFESLALAGGFDSFDTHRAQYLHDEGDGVMFVEKVLKYASKFQETQNSSQVSLFGEASDVQIPEPEVPPCEEWGTMKKLKLEKDVVGVYISGHPLDDFKLEIKYFTNCKVSDFNNLEKFVNRELSFGGVISDVQHRESKSGRGWAIFTVEDYDDSYEFKIFGEEYLKFRHFLVPNSFIHARVYIKEGWTNRDTGKKGDPRIQYSTMLQLHDVMEKHSKKLTIRMPVQDLENDRIDRLKDLFTIHKGEKQLHFLIYEMTDKVKLNMPSRTKKIEINKELLNELQAEQINFKLN; the protein is encoded by the coding sequence ATGTACCTTATTTTTGACACCGAAACTACCGGCTTACCAAAACGCTGGGACGCCCCAGTAACCGATACAGATAACTGGCCAAGATGTATTCAAATAGCTTGGCAGCTGCACGATGAAATGGGTAACGTTATTGAGCATCAAGATTATTTGGTGCAACCCGATGGGTTTACCATTCCTTTTGATGCTGAAAAAATACACGGTATCTCTACAGAATTAGCACAAAAAGAAGGAGTTTCTCTAGCTGAAGTAGCCGAAAAATTTGCCAAAGCGTTATCTAAAACAAAATTTGTTGTTGGTCAAAATGTTGGTTTCGACTTAAATATTATGGGAGCCGAGTTTCACCGTTTAGAAATGCACAATCCACTGCCACAGTTACCGGTGTTGGATACCTGTACCGAAACCACGGCTCAACTATGTCAAATTCCTGGTGGACGAGGCGGTAAATTTAAATTACCTACGTTAACCGAGTTACACGAATTTTTGTTCAACGAGCCATTTGCTGAAGCACACAACGCAACAGCCGATGTAGAAGCAACTACGCGTTGTTTTCTAGAACTTGTAAGAAGAAATATTTATACCGCTAAAGAGCTCGATGTTCAACCGGATTATTTCGAAAAATTTTCAGAAGAGAACCCAAAAGAGATTGAATTAATTGGCCTTAAACATATCAATCTTAAAAAAGCTTCAGAAAAAATAAGAAAAGAAATTGAGGCTCAAACTCAAACCGAAACTATTTCTTCTGAAGAGATTAAAGAAAACATTGCGACACTTGAAGAAACGGCATTTTCCCACCTTCATAATCATTCGCAGTTTTCTATTTTACAATCTACCTCGTCTACACAAGATCTAGTGCAAGCAGCAATTGAAAACGAAATGCCCGCAGTTGCTCTTACCGATACCGGTAATATGATGGGTGCTTTTCATTTTACAAAAGCCGTAAATGCCTATAATTCAGGTCTTTCAGAAGAAGAAAAACATAAAGAGTTAAAAGCAATTGTAGGTTGTGAGTTTTTTGTTTGTGAAGACCATCTTAACAAAAACCATAAAGATAATGGATATCAAGTTGTGTTGCTTGCAAAAAATAAAAAAGGGTATCACAATCTTGCCAAAATGGCTTCCATTGCTTACACAGATGGTTTTTATTATGTGCCTAGGATTGATAAAAATGTTATAAAAAAATACAAAGAAAATATTATAGCCCTTACCGGAAGTTTATACGGTGAAGTTCCGGGGAAAATATTAAATGTAGGTGAACATCAAGCTGAGGAAGCGCTAATCTGGTGGAAAGAACAATTTGGTGAAGACCTATATGTTGAAATCATGCGTCATAATCAAGAAGATGAAAAACGTGTAAATACTGTCCTTGTAGAGCTTGCTAAAAAACACGAAGTAAAACTAGTAGCATGTAATAACACCTATTATATTCATAAAGAAGATGCGAATGCTCACGATATTTTGTTATGTGTAAAAGATGGTGAAAAACAAGCAACCCCTATAGGTCGTGGTCGTGGATACCGTTATGGATTACCCAATGATCAATATTATTTTAAATCACAAGAGGAGATGAAAAGCCTCTTTAAAGATTTACCTGAAGCGATTAGCAACATTTCAGAAGTGGTAAATAAAATTGAATCATATACATTGGCTAGGGATGTATTGCTCCCAAAATTTAGCATTCCCGAAACATTTCAAGATCCTAGAGATGCTGAAGATGGCGGAAATAGAGGTGAAAACGCTTACCTAAAGCATTTAACTTTCAAAGGTGCAGAAAAACGCTACGAAGAGATTACACCCGAAATTGAAGAACGCCTCAATTTTGAGTTGAGCGTTATTGAAAACACAGGGTATCCGGGTTACTTTTTAATTACCGAAGATTTTATTCGCGAAGCTAGAAATATGGGAGTCTCTGTTGGTCCCGGTCGTGGTTCGGCAGCAGGAAGTGCCGTGGCATATTGTTTAGGAATTACCAACATAGATCCAATAAAATATGACTTACTTTTTGAGCGGTTTTTAAATCCTGACCGTGTAAGTATGCCAGATATTGATATTGATTTTGATGATGAAGGTCGAAGCAAAGTAATGGATTATGTTATTGAAAAATATGGAGCCAATCAAGTAGCTCAAATCATCACCTACGGAACCATGGCTGCAAAATCATCTATTCGAGATACTGCTCGCGTGCTTGATTTGCCTCTTAATGATGCAGATAGGATTGCGAAGTTAATTCCGAATATGACCAAATTGAATAAAATTTTTGGCTTATCAGAGCAGGAATTGCGTAGTAAATTTAGAAGTGATGAGCTACCTAAGGTTAATGAGTTGTTGAATCTTTCAGAAGGAGAAGATTTAGAAGCCGAAACCATTAATCAAGCAAAAATATTAGAAGGTTCGGTTAGAAATACCGGTATTCACGCTTGTGGAGTGATTATTACACCAGATGATATTACCAATTTTGTACCTGTTTCTGTAGCAAAAGATTCAGATTTATATGTGACGCAATTTGACAACTCTGTTGTAGAAAGTGCCGGTTTGTTGAAGATGGATTTCTTAGGGCTAAAAACGTTGACACTTATCAAAGATACGGTCAAAATTGTAAAACATAAACACAATATTGATCTTGATCCGGATAGTTTTCCGCTAGATGATGAAGAAACCTATAAACTATTCCAGCGTGGTGAAACTGTTGGAATATTTCAGTATGAATCTGCAGGGATGCAGAAATATATGAAAGAGCTGAAACCAACTGTCTTTGCAGATTTAATTGCAATGAACGCTTTGTATCGTCCAGGACCTTTGGAGTATATTCCCAGTTTTATTAGAAGAAAAAATGGAGAAGAAGATATAGAATATGATCTTCCGGCAATGGAAGAATACCTACAAGAAACCTACGGAATTACCGTCTACCAAGAGCAGGTAATGTTGTTGTCACAAAAGCTAGCAGATTTCAGTAAAGGTGATGCCGATGTGCTACGAAAAGCTATGGGTAAAAAGCAAAAAGCGGTGCTAGATAAAATGAAACCACGCTTTATTGACAACGCTTCAAAAAAAGGTCATGATCCTGAAAAGTTAGAAAAAATTTGGAAAGATTGGGAAGCATTTGCGAGTTACGCTTTTAACAAGTCACACTCTACTTGCTACGCGTGGATTGCCTATCAAACAGCTTATTTAAAAGCTCATTATCCTGCAGAATATATGGCTGCGGTACTTTCAAATAATATGAATGATATTAAGCAAGTTACCTTTTTTATGGAAGAATGTAAACGAATGGGCTTAACAGTCTTGGGTCCAGATGTAAATGAATCATTCTATAAATTTACGGTAAATGATCAAGGCGCTATTCGTTTTGGGATGGGAGCTGTAAAAGGTGTTGGTGGTAATGCCGTTGCGACTATCGTTGAAAACCGAAAAGATGGAAATTATAAATCCATTTTTGATTTGGCAAAGCGTATTGACTTAAGAGCTGCAAATAAAAAGGCATTTGAAAGTTTAGCACTAGCAGGTGGTTTTGATAGTTTTGATACACATCGTGCTCAATATTTGCATGATGAAGGTGACGGAGTTATGTTTGTTGAAAAGGTATTAAAATATGCTTCAAAATTTCAAGAAACGCAAAACTCTTCACAAGTAAGCTTGTTTGGAGAAGCCAGTGATGTGCAAATTCCCGAACCGGAAGTTCCGCCATGTGAAGAGTGGGGAACCATGAAAAAACTAAAACTAGAAAAAGATGTAGTTGGAGTTTATATTTCTGGTCATCCGCTGGATGATTTTAAATTGGAAATTAAATATTTTACCAATTGTAAAGTTTCAGATTTTAATAACCTTGAAAAATTTGTCAATAGAGAGTTAAGTTTTGGAGGTGTAATAAGTGACGTTCAGCATAGAGAATCAAAGTCAGGACGCGGATGGGCTATTTTTACAGTAGAAGACTATGACGATAGTTATGAGTTTAAAATTTTTGGTGAAGAGTACTTAAAGTTTAGGCATTTTCTAGTACCAAATTCATTCATTCACGCACGCGTTTATATAAAAGAAGGATGGACTAACCGTGATACAGGTAAAAAAGGAGACCCTAGAATTCAATACTCAACCATGTTACAATTGCACGATGTCATGGAGAAACACTCAAAAAAATTAACTATTAGAATGCCTGTTCAAGATCTAGAAAATGACCGTATAGATCGTTTAAAAGATTTGTTTACCATTCATAAAGGTGAAAAGCAATTACATTTTTTGATTTATGAAATGACAGATAAGGTAAAACTGAATATGCCTAGTAGAACAAAAAAGATAGAAATAAATAAAGAGCTTTTAAACGAGTTACAAGCAGAACAGATAAACTTTAAACTCAATTAA
- a CDS encoding ClpP family protease: MGNEKVYKVQDKIDNQLLNERKVFLWGQVDDKSARHVVDRLLYLDSLSNDEIKFYINSPGGYVTSGFSMYDTIKQIKSPVSTICTGLAASMGSILLSAGEKGKRYIQPHARVMIHQPSGGTRGPASDIEITAQEILKTKELSAQILADNCGQSFEKVMKDFNRDHWMDAEESVSYGIVDAIIK, from the coding sequence ATGGGAAACGAAAAAGTTTATAAAGTACAAGATAAAATTGACAACCAACTCTTAAATGAGCGTAAAGTATTTCTTTGGGGCCAGGTAGATGATAAAAGTGCACGTCACGTGGTAGACCGCCTTTTATATTTAGATTCACTAAGCAACGATGAAATTAAATTTTACATAAACAGTCCAGGTGGGTATGTGACTTCCGGTTTTTCAATGTATGACACCATAAAACAAATTAAAAGTCCTGTATCAACCATTTGTACCGGTCTAGCTGCTTCAATGGGGAGTATCTTACTTTCTGCCGGAGAAAAAGGCAAACGCTATATACAACCTCATGCTAGAGTTATGATACATCAGCCAAGTGGAGGGACACGCGGTCCTGCCAGTGATATTGAAATTACAGCTCAAGAAATTTTAAAAACCAAAGAGTTAAGTGCACAAATTTTAGCCGATAATTGTGGTCAAAGCTTTGAAAAGGTAATGAAAGATTTTAACCGTGATCACTGGATGGATGCTGAAGAAAGTGTCTCTTACGGAATTGTAGATGCGATTATAAAATAA
- a CDS encoding 30S ribosomal protein S16 produces the protein MPVKIRLQRHGKKGKPYYWIVAADSRAKRDGKYLEKIGVYNPNVNPAHIELDLDGAVTWLQNGAQPTDTARAILSYKGALLKNHLAGGVRKGALTEEEAEKKFNAWLEEKAEKVENKRSKLSEADEKAKAEALAAEKAISDARMAEAKAAEEEAKAEAEAEAKAAEEAAKEEE, from the coding sequence ATGCCTGTAAAAATCAGATTACAAAGACACGGTAAAAAGGGAAAACCTTATTACTGGATCGTGGCTGCAGACAGCCGTGCAAAAAGAGATGGTAAATACTTAGAAAAAATAGGTGTTTACAATCCTAATGTGAATCCAGCTCACATCGAGCTTGACCTTGACGGCGCTGTAACCTGGCTTCAAAACGGTGCTCAACCTACCGACACAGCAAGAGCTATCCTTTCATACAAAGGTGCATTGCTTAAAAATCACCTTGCAGGTGGTGTTCGTAAAGGTGCGTTAACCGAAGAAGAAGCTGAAAAAAAATTCAATGCTTGGCTTGAGGAAAAAGCTGAGAAAGTTGAAAACAAACGCTCAAAGCTTTCTGAAGCTGATGAAAAAGCTAAAGCTGAAGCATTAGCCGCTGAAAAAGCAATTAGTGATGCACGTATGGCTGAGGCAAAAGCTGCCGAAGAAGAAGCCAAAGCAGAAGCTGAAGCTGAAGCAAAAGCTGCTGAAGAAGCTGCAAAAGAAGAAGAATAA
- the rimM gene encoding ribosome maturation factor RimM (Essential for efficient processing of 16S rRNA), whose translation MQKSACFYLGKIVKKYSFKGELLVKLDTDNPEDFLEMESVFVDYNKNLIPFFIESLSLHKSSLLRIQFESITNETEADNLLGSELYLPLNMLPKLSGNKFYFHEVIGFTVTDSSFGLVGTITGVNDNTPQALFEIEHNNKQVLIPINDDLINKVDRDKKDILITAPEGLIELYL comes from the coding sequence ATGCAAAAGTCAGCTTGTTTCTACTTAGGCAAGATCGTTAAAAAATACAGCTTTAAGGGAGAGTTGTTGGTAAAATTAGATACTGACAATCCCGAAGATTTTCTGGAAATGGAATCGGTTTTTGTTGATTACAACAAAAATTTGATTCCATTTTTTATTGAATCACTTTCTTTACATAAATCTAGTTTGCTGCGCATACAGTTTGAGAGCATAACTAATGAAACAGAAGCAGATAATCTTTTAGGCTCAGAATTGTATTTGCCATTAAATATGCTACCCAAACTAAGTGGAAATAAATTTTATTTTCATGAAGTTATCGGCTTTACGGTAACCGATTCAAGCTTTGGCTTGGTAGGAACCATCACTGGTGTAAATGACAACACACCTCAAGCCCTCTTCGAAATTGAACATAACAATAAGCAAGTTCTTATTCCTATCAACGACGATTTAATCAACAAAGTAGATCGTGACAAAAAAGACATACTTATTACGGCACCAGAAGGGTTGATTGAATTATACCTTTAA